GCACTTTCTGGCTGGCGATGCGATTTCGCGGTTCTCGCAGTTGCTGGAGATGGGCGAGCGTGCGGTGACGGTTGAGGTGAGCGAGGTGACCAGTAACGCAGGGATGCTGACCAGCGGCGACTACGTTGACTTGTTCCTGCTCACCGGTGATTCGACGATTACCAGCGAACCCAAGGATGAAAAAGCGCTGGTGCTACTGCGAGAGCGCGTCAGAGTCCTTTCGGTCGGGCGCGCTCCGTTGCGCTCAAAGGAGCAGGATTTCGATGTGATTGATCCTCTGCAAGAGGAGCGTTACGCAACTGTGACCGTCGGCGTACCTCGTGACGACGCAGCAAGGATCACCTTGGCAAACAAGCTGGGCGACTTCGTGTTCATGTTGCGCGGGCCGGACGATGAACGCATTCACGGCGACGAGATTCTTTCGCAGCAACTGCTACGTCAGGATCTATCTGGGGCCAAGGGTGTGGAGTTTTATGTACGCGGCGCCAACCAGAACGGATTCCTCACTCCTACCTATGTACACAGCCAGTCCGTGCAGGCGCGCCGGGACCGCGGTCTGTTGAAAAGTTATGCGCTTAACCTGCCGGCAGCGGACGGCGATTCAGGGAAATGAACATGTGCAAATGGAATTGGCGAAGTCTGCAGTGGTTCGCCGCAACAATCTTGCTTGTCTGCTCCGGTGAGACATTGGCGCAGCTGCGTCACTTTGAGCTCCATGTGGGCGAAGTCAGAACCGTATCAGTTGGAGAGGTCGACAGGGTCGCCGTGGGCAACGAGGACGTTTTGAGTGTCTCGGTGCTTGACACGGGCGAGCTGTTGCTGATCCCCAAAGACGCGGGCGAAACCGACCTGCATCTGTGGAAGCCCGGCCAGAGAATAGAGCAGTACCGAGTTTATGTGCAGGGTGGCAACGTGCAGCGCCGGCTGGGCGCCGTGCGCTCAGTACTCTCTTCGTACCCCGGACTGACTATCCGCGAGGTCGATGGGCTGCTGGTCGTAGAAGGTGCGCTTGATCCACAGCTGATGGACACCTATACCGCGGTCATTGGCGCTCTACCCGGGGTTATATCCATGGTCCGGCCGACTGAAGTCCAGATGCGCAAGCTCATCCGCATCAAGGCACAATTGATCGAGCTTGACGAGCAGTATCGGCGTCGCGTCGGTATTCGCTGGGCCGATGCTGCAGAAGGTCCGACCATTGCCGCTGTCGGCACGCTGGTCTCGAACGATGTGTATCGCGTGGTTCCATCGGGAGGACAGGTCAACTGGGGCGAGCTGTTGGATGTGGTGCCCCCCAGCAATCGGAGTCTGCACCCGTTCGTGGGATTCTCATCCGCGCTATTTTCTACGATCCAGTTGATGGAAACCACCGGCGGCGCCCGGACCCTCGCCGAGCCTGTTCTGACGACCCGCAGTGGCGAAGAGGCTCGGTTCCTTTCCGGCGGGGAGTTCCCCTACCAGACCGTAGACGGCAACGGGAATCCAGTGGTGAATTTCCGAGAGTACGGTGTACAGCTCGGTATTGCTCCGACAGCAGACGCAGACGGCAACATCGTTGCATCGATCGAAGCGGAGGTCAGTTCAATCGATCTGAGTTCCTCTGTGGGCAATGTTCCGGGGCTACTGACCCGGAAGGCCGACTCG
Above is a window of Halopseudomonas nanhaiensis DNA encoding:
- a CDS encoding type II and III secretion system protein family protein codes for the protein MCKWNWRSLQWFAATILLVCSGETLAQLRHFELHVGEVRTVSVGEVDRVAVGNEDVLSVSVLDTGELLLIPKDAGETDLHLWKPGQRIEQYRVYVQGGNVQRRLGAVRSVLSSYPGLTIREVDGLLVVEGALDPQLMDTYTAVIGALPGVISMVRPTEVQMRKLIRIKAQLIELDEQYRRRVGIRWADAAEGPTIAAVGTLVSNDVYRVVPSGGQVNWGELLDVVPPSNRSLHPFVGFSSALFSTIQLMETTGGARTLAEPVLTTRSGEEARFLSGGEFPYQTVDGNGNPVVNFREYGVQLGIAPTADADGNIVASIEAEVSSIDLSSSVGNVPGLLTRKADSVINVRDGETIIISGLLSTHDANAQYSVPGIGRLPVVGGLFRAREKTETRRELVILVTPEIITAPEQMPTTFAAQYDDLKAVRERPASAIGLLE
- the cpaB gene encoding Flp pilus assembly protein CpaB; protein product: MKAAKGIGSWGVLCIALAAGGVAFWLSHNYLDSQEASLRERLLGSSGESRDVVVAIAPIVPGDEVGPHNMAIAQVPAKHLSAEAITPETFHLYDGQVVRHPMSPGEPLLTHFLAGDAISRFSQLLEMGERAVTVEVSEVTSNAGMLTSGDYVDLFLLTGDSTITSEPKDEKALVLLRERVRVLSVGRAPLRSKEQDFDVIDPLQEERYATVTVGVPRDDAARITLANKLGDFVFMLRGPDDERIHGDEILSQQLLRQDLSGAKGVEFYVRGANQNGFLTPTYVHSQSVQARRDRGLLKSYALNLPAADGDSGK